The Quercus robur chromosome 3, dhQueRobu3.1, whole genome shotgun sequence DNA segment CATAGTCACATCACACTACACAAGTACGTCTCTTGCATCAGTGACGTGCTGTCTAAAACCAAAAACTCGTTGTCTAGTACAAGATAAGATAAATTTCGTGGAAAAAATGGTTCTCGTTGGTTTAGTAGGCTAACTTAAAGCATGCGTTGTtgcatttcaagttttcaacacTGACGCCTACCAAGAAAAGGCAAagactaaaaagtaaaaactaataatatgagtaatttaataatttaaatgtatattaaTTCAGTTGGGTTGAGGTATGCAATGTTTAATAATTATTACACAAACCTTATTAGAttcaaattattgaaaatttgaacccAAACTCACCCTTTTATTGTCTCTCTGTCAAGgtagaattttgaattttataatataattcatTAACTTTTTATAAGGGGTCGAATTACTTTCAGTTTAAAGTCCATATTTTTATCAGCTTTTGCTTATCTATGCATTAAGGtagaattttataatataattgattGACTTTTTATAAGGAGTCGAGTCACTTTCAGTTTAAAGTCCATATTTTTATCAGCTTTTGTTTATCTATGCATTAAGGTAGAATTTTATAATACAATTGATTGACTTTTTATAAGGAGTCGAGTTACTTTCAGTTTAAAGTCCatatttttataagattttgtttatttatgcaTTAAGGAAGAATTTTATAATACAATTAATTGACTTTTTATAAGGAGTCAAGTCACTTTCAGTTTAAAGTCTATATTTTTATCAGATTTTATTTGTCTATTTAATAAGGTAGAATTTTATAATACAATTGACTGGATTTTTATAAGGAGTCGAGTCACTTTTAGTTTAAAGTCCatacttttattagtttttgttatttttcaatATAGATGACACTCTTTTCAAACCTCCTTAACAGGTGCACAAACCCATCAACAAAAgccttgaaattttataatctatctTATTGAGGAGGTTGAGTCAAATTGAAAAACCCATTGAACAATTCAAACCTAACACGCCATCCCTCCCTATTTTGGAGCTATCTTTTTGCTCTAAATTGGAGTGTCATTAATGCAGATTGATGAACTTCAGGTTCAAGTGTTCAACAAATAAGATGCAATTGACCCTTCCTTGAATAATGACTGTCCTAATAAAGGCTTGTACATCTAAGTTCTTGAACACAAAGAGATGGGAACCTAAACTTGGTAGATGAACTATGACAGTGTGTTATAGTCTAATTATTGCTAGGCGATAACGTTTTCAAGTCTTCAAGCTGTAGATATCATTCCCAACCCGATTAGACCCAGTTGGGATAGTCGCACGGTTGTTTGACAtgcttaataaaaaaaaaaattgttaactaATAAGTTTCatcacttatttaaaaaaaaaaactataagaaatcaatttaaaatatcggtaagaatttttatttaatgatatgAAAGGAGGTGAGAGGTCTATGCTTTATAGTATAAATATGAGTTTTCTTTCTTCacaaactttctctctctttttctttttgaatgcGTGCCCGTGTTTATCCATTCTCTCTTTACtctctagtatttttttttcttatctctaTCCCTCAACGTGTCCTGCATTTTGTTGGCTAAATAAAAAGTCAAcagagagaggagaagaagtACCCTAATTAAAGTgtaaaagactaaaaaaataGTCAAAAACACTTAGCATTTTACTACTTTTCAAGGATAAAAAAGTAATCATGTTTTATATGGACAGAAAGTAGCTcaactttcataacaaattcgtattttaaatgtatataagacatatttgaaattaattttttaaaatttaatagaatttgAGAAGAGTTtgggatataaaaaaaaattaaacaaatttgaAACTGGGAAAGCAAAAGTTCTTGTTGTTTCCTCAACCGTACCAAAAGAGAAAAACGACTCGTCGTTTTATTTACGCCACTTCCCGCTAACCCACCAAACTTTTCAAATTTCAGTTATTTCTCTCTAAACTCATTTCTCTGTAACCCTCACATTTCCATTGCCAAAAAAACAAACCACCATGAGCAAAGCTCTCCTCGAGGTTGAGCGGCGAGTCCTCCGCCTCCTCCACGGCCACAAAACCCGAACCCTACTCCCCGAAATCCATGCCCATTTCCTCCGCCACGGCCTCGACCAATTAAACCAAGTCCTTGCCCATTTTGTCTCCGTTTGCGGGTCCCTTCACAAAATGGCCTACGCTAATTGCATCTTTTGCCGAACCCATAACCCAAATATTCTCCTTTTCAATTCCATGATTAAAGGGTACTCGCTTTGTGGACCCTTTGAGCAATCCCtccatttgttttcccttttgAGAAGCCGCGGCATTCGGCCTGATGAATACACGTTTGCGCCTTTGCTTAAAGCGTGTTCGGGTATTTGTGATTGTAAACTAGGGCAATGTGTTCATGGGGAGATTATCAGGATTGGGTTTGAGCGTTTTGGTTCGATCCGGATTGGGATTGTTGAGTTGTATGTGActtgtgagagaatggaggatGCTAGGAAGGTGTTCGATGAAATGTCTTATAGAGATGTGGTTGTTTGGAATTTGATGATTCGGGGGTTTTGCAAGATGGGTGATGTTGATATGGGGTTGTGTTTGTTTAGGAAGATGAGTGAGCAGAGTGTTGTTTCTTGGAACTCGATGATTTCTTGCTTGGCGAAGAGTGGGCGGGATAGGGAGGCTTTGGAACTCTTTTGTGAAATGAGGGATCGGGGTTTTGAGCCTGACGAAGCGACTGTGGTGATTGTGTTTCCTGTTTGTGCTCGTTTGGGGGCTGTTGAAGTTGGGCAGTGGATACACTCATACTCAGGTTCTAGAGGGCTTCTGAGAGATGCTATTGCTGTGGGTAATTCGcttattgatttttattgtaAATGTGGAAATTTGGAAGTTGCACGCAGCCTTTTTAATGAAATGCCTCGCAAAAATGTTGTTTCGTGGAATGCAATGATCTCAGGTCTGGCATTCAATGGGGAGGGTGAGGTTGGGGTCAAATTGTTTGAGGAGATGATAAACAAAGGTATGAGCCCTAATGATGCAACTTTTGTAGGCGTTTTAGCATGTTGTGCCCATGCAGGCTTGGTGGAAAAGGGGCGAGAGTTGTTTGCTTCTATGTCTGAAAAACACCAAATTCAACCAAAGCTTGAGCATTATGGTTGTATGGTTGATCTTCTTGGGCGTAGTGGACTTGTGAGGGAGGCTCATGGCTTGATTAGAAACATGCCCATGAAGCCAAATGCTGCTTTATGGGGTGCATTGCTCGGTGCTTGCCGCACTCATGGTGATGTAGAAGTTGCAGAACTTTCTGTTAAAGAGCTGATCAATATTGAACCATGGAATTCTGGTAATTATGTGCTCTTGTCAAATATATATGCAGAAGAAGGGAGGTGGGATGAGGTTGCGATGCTCAGAGTTTTAATGAAGGAAAAGTGTGTCAAGAAAGCACCAGGGCAGAGTGTGATTGAATAATTATGAAATGTTGGTTTAGGGAAAAATGTCCTTTCTCTTGGCTGGTATTCTAGGTGCTTGGTTCCTTTATTGCAAGACTTAACATCTCCACCATGAATGAAGATATACATGGTGGCTGTTTAGGAAATGACTTAAAGCAAAAGAAAGCTGGATGCTTTGTGCATCCATCTAGATCCTGGTCAAATCTACAAAGATGATGATGGGATCACATGGAAATGGAAGCAGGAGGCTGAATAGCAAATTTACTGACAGAGTAAGAGACCTGACAACGTGAATTTTTCTGAGAGAATACAGAGAGacatttttagaatattcttctatGTTTATTTCTTCTGGCCAAGTTCGATATGAATATTGGGTATAAGAAATTGAGAATTGTAAGCAAAGAAAGTCAGCAAGAACCAATAGAATTCTTTTAATGAAATACCTTCCCCTGTCTTTGTTTTTGTACTTCTTCATAATAAGCTATTGACTCCCAAAAATCAAAGAACTAGAGCTTTTCTATATATTCATCTGTGACATCTTTTTCACACTTAAGTGGGATGTTTCTCTtcccttttcatttttcactctCATGAGTATCCCATTTCTTTCCTTCAAGTATCCGTTAAGACAGCTGACTACTAATGTCGTGTGATGCTCCCTCAAAGTACTAACCAGATGATTTTTATGTTGCCGAGTAGAGCAAGCTTGAAACAATGCTTTTGTTGTGAGTGGGATGTTGTATTATGAGTGATGATATAGCAAGATTTCCCTTAAAATGTAATTgtacaacttcttcttcttctctcttttttgttttttgttttttttgacaCTATGGAAATGTAACTGTATTAAGTATAACAACGATAAAACGGTAATTAACATAATAGGAGCTTTATTCTGCACCTTTGATGAATTCATGCTGATATGTCCATTATAAGGATTAAGGAGTGAAAGCCATCCTGAAAAACTAATACAGCATAAGTAAAGCTTCTAATTGAAGacagattttaatttttttaaagaccCTAAATCTTAATTATAAGCTGATAGGAAAAATTGAGTACATCTTATAGAACAAAGGACTAGTTTGTTTTGTGGATCCTTTCCTTTCATTATCAATTGATGATAGaactaaaatatttaaattcatCCACAGATCCACTTATGTATGGGTTCTCAAATAACTTGTACCAGGTACTTTCAGTTTCAATGGCACCCAACGAAAATGGTGACATGTGATTTGCAGTCAGATATTACAAGCCACACCTTGTGTGCTTGTCAATTATTTGGATCAAGAAATGAGGACCACtaatcattataaatattatatatttcaacTTCTCACAATTCGAATTGATATTTTACCACATAATTTGATcagaaaatgttatttttcagTTGTCTTATCATAATGAAAACATGCCATGTGAAAAGTCAGtatgttttttattatcatcattGTTAAATTTAATGGAAACTGAAACCAAACTAAGCAAAATGGAGTCTAGGAACCCCAACTTAATGTCCACCTCcattttattctaataattgATTAGATGGAGAAGATTAGATGAATCTCATTAAGCTCGAATCCCAAGTCTACCCCATAATGAACGTCTTTGTTTTCCAAGAAAATCCGATCCTTAAAGGTCCCTGTACTAACAAGGTACATTGCACTCATTTGAATGAAACACAAACTTTGAGGAACGCTTTGTGACTCCTTGAGTTCATGAAAACAAGACCATTATAGTGAAATAAATGAAGAATACCATTAGCCTCTTTTGCTTCTATAAATACTCTGCTCTTTTTCACAATATGCACAACACGCTCATCTCTCATTGGATATTCCTAATATTACTTTAAGTAAGAGattcaaagaaaaaacataaggaAGAATATGGAGAGAAAGTCCTGCTGTGGAGGAAGGAGCTATGTTTCATCTCCATGCACACAGCCTAAGAAGGAACCAGTTGTGAGCCCAAAGAAAGAGGAAGATGTTAAGAAAGAAACTGCTGAGGATGTTAAAGGAAGTTCAACTTGTGGAGCTGGAGCAGCGGTGAAGTCTCCAAAGGCTGAGGAAAGGGAGATTGCTAGTgttaagaaagaagaaaaagttaaagttaatgtttgatgtggtggttgtggttaaGGATGTGATTTCTTAGTGGGTTTTGAGGGGGTTGGGTGTTTTGTTATGTTTATTATAGTTGGTCTGGTTTTTAGCTTTCTTTTATTTGCGTGATTGTCAGTTTGCTTTGTGGTTTCTATAGATGTGATGTAATCCATAgtttgtttgaaactttgaataaggccctctcaagtctcaagtaataaaataatacagtTGTGTAATGATGtaatctctcctctctctctctctctctctcactcatccTATAAATACAATTCTCAAAGAAAGTTTTATTAATTGATGCGGCAATGAATATGATTAGTGCtactgaaataaaaaaaattaaaatatgtataaattgCCTTTTTTGAAATTGATGAGACATCAGTTTATGAGACttgtgtaaattttatttatagtactatTGGTGATTAGGAAGATTTGGCAAGGGTgtatttgttaaattatttaagTCCGTCACATCTGCCAGTTGAAAACAAGTGGTATGGTATCTAAAAGTAAACTGTTGTTATGGTACAAgcataaaaacaaatttctatGAACTTCAaattatgaatttgaattttttttgttcattttccaaatGAAGTCCACGAAGTCCTGAAATGTTTCTTAAATTGGTtcgtatatatatatgaaacatAAGCTTTTTAAGCCAGCCATAAGATTTCACTACGttaaaaattccttaaatggaagATACTGGAGGCTTTcatataaaatggaaaaacaatAGCCAAATAATCAGCATGAATGTGTGGTGGCTGATCCAATCTGTTGATCTGTGCGCATTGCTTGTAAATCCATCAATGTATTGTCCCACATTGAAATTCCCTACGTTGAACAGAAACTTTTGTTATTTAGTTGAACACTAGCTCCTCTTTAAGAATGCAACTATATTAACGTACTTCTATGTTCAATGACAACATTTGTAATCATAACAAATATGAATCCACAAGCTAATGTAAATCTTCAAGAAGCAGTGATAACATGCTACCTCTTTGGTTGGTGTTGCTGCAGCCAGCATTGAGTGCATATCTAACATCTGGTATGGTGGCCTTGTTGTAGAATAAGAAGTTAGATAATAAGTTATTGATGCAATTGAGAACTTCTTGTGTCTCAAATAGGCATGGTCCATTGCAGAATAGGTCAGCAGCCTCAGGAGGTACATTAATATTTCCACTTGGATTCAATCTATATGTCTCATCACAGCCACTGTAGATCTGTGACACgtccaaaatgaaaaaaaatagaaagttacACAACAAGAAGCATGGATGGACTTAGATTATGAAATCGTAAGgacaatgtaaaaaaataaggCTTTACTAAAACAAACAGGCTAGAAAGGAATCACAGGTGTTTTTAGCTTCTATATAATTGAAGTTAATTATTCAGAATAAATTTTGTCATTCTCTTTGATAAACTATTAGTTGTCCCAAACATGCCGGGTTTGAACTTTTTTAAATGGGAAGTAGAGTGGATACAGGTTCGAACTCATGACTGTCTGCTCTAACACTATGTAAGTTCATCACGACATATATTTGTCATAGCATATGAATATAAGGTTCTCACTGACAAGCTTATTGTTGAAACAAAACAAGGCTTGTGCTGTCATTTGCCCAGGGTTGTCATCTGCATAACCTGTTTACAAtccataaagaaaaaaagaagaaaagaaaaatgaataaggaaatttgtattgaaaagaagaaaaaaaaaggtgaatgtCACCTGTTCACAAtccataaagaaaaaaagaagaaaagaaaaatgaataaggaaatttgtattgaaaagaagaaaaaaaaaaggtgaatgtCACAGGCATATAACCTGAGAAGCAGCAAAATATGGCAATGAAAAATAGTGTGAGGATGAAGAATTTCTGCTTTGGCAAGAATGAAAATGCCATTGCAAGAGCTgtgaggaagaagaattgggTATAAAGAGGAAGGACTATTTAAACTGGTATCAGTAGTACAGTATGGTATAATTTATTGTAAGAAATGGCTTACATGTTTTAATATTAGAAGTAATGCAGTAATATAAGGGACAAAATATTAGGCCACCCCACCTAGGCAATATTAAAGAAATATGAGTAGAGCTTAGTTGGTGACTGTTGTAGACTAATGGACTAAAAGGAAGAGTGAAAGTTGGTGTGTTAGCCACCAACTTGTAGTTGCTTTCAAAGCCTTTGAGTGTTAGatcttatttctatttttggaaTGATTGAGGGTAGAACCTAGAATTGAACTTCTATCATCTTTTTTTAGTGGATTTGCTGCATATATCTACCTAAGTTTAGAACAAGGCCAATGCCCAAACGTTGACTAAAGAACTCTGGTCATCTTTTGATTGCCTTTTGATAGTGATGGAAAGTTGGAGGATGGAAGAGGGTGGAAAAGTGTAAGAGCCTAAGAGGGGTTGCTATTTTGCCTTGTTtggcagaaaagaaaagttagagagagagattctttCCCCAAGCTCACCATTTTCATTCCTTCTCATATGAAAGgaaaagaggaggaaaaaaaaaatatcttgcaTATACCatataaacaattttatcaCTACAATCAAATCTTAATCCCATAATTTAGGGGTCCGCTATGAATTTTTAACATATTAAAAGAGTaaattatatgcattttttttcaagagtaatgctatagacaTAAACGATTTTACAACGTTTTTACAATATGTTAATGTGGCCAATTCTTACTGATTTTCATTTAAGCCCAccactaatatcatttttttcacttatcaataatcacttaccatataaatagtttattaaaaatattgtaaaatagtttatatctctagtattttccttttttttcaacttccaaattttctatatttaattttaagaaactCTTATGATAGAAATTACTAttgttcattctttcttcttactTTTATTATCCTTCAAATTCTTTTTGCCTTCTCAATTTTCCACATCTTGACTAAACAAAACCCGTGTAGGCATTATTTTCCCTTGAGAAAGAAGGTAGGTGAACAAATGGGGGGAAACAACttttataatgaaataaaattattataagcAAGGTACCATgcactattttacaatatgttAATGTGGTCAattcttattgattttcatttgagcccaccactaacatcattttttcatttatcaataatcacttATCATATAAATagtttgttaaaaatattgtaaaattaacTGTATctctagccttttttttttttttttttttttttttttttaattttaaacttctaacttttctatatttaattcttaAGAAACTCTTATGATAGAAATTCCTATAGTTCACTCTTTCCGCTTACTTTTATTATCCTTCAAATTCTTTTTGCCTTCTCAATTTTCCACATCTTGACTAAACAAAACTCGTGTAAGAATTATTTTCCCTTGAGAAAGAAGGTAGGTGAACAAATGGAGGAAAACAACttttataatgaaataaaattattataagcAAGGTACCATGCATCCCTCTCGAAAATGTGCAGctaagtataatttttttgttttgtttttgtttgttttgagtttATTATAAACAGAAGATAGTATGGTATTCCCAAAAgtttgaggggaaaaaaattatgtgcATGATTATTGAAATGAGGACAGAGCATGAAACTTGGACTATTGAGAACTGGCTTGCATTGAAACTAGTTgaaggcccaagcccatttaAAGATCTTTAATTGGACCATAAGTGGGCTTGtgaatttcttcattttggGCCCAAAAGGGGgaaagagaaaaatcagaaaacataaaaaaatagtgGAGATGCGGGGTATCGATCCCCGTACCTCTCGCATGCTAAGCGAGCGCTCTACCATCTGAGCTACATCCCCAATTATGAAATTATGATTACCATTATATTTATATCAGCTCAAAATAACTTCTTTAAACAACTCggaaatttatgtttatttatttatttatttttttcatcttttccttttgattaaaaaaaaaaatttaattccatTATGAGTTGAACTTTAAGaactaaaaacttttaataatgttaaaacaccaaaattttcctgaatttttaaattgatagtTGTAATAAGAGCGATATCAATTTCATATGGATTCATTATCGAGGATTCGAGATCACTTTTATTGTACTCCATCGCTCTAGCTCaataaaatatgcaaaaataaaaaagttgcaaaaattttcctttcatttgGATGCTTGCCTTTAAAAGgattaaaatattatgttttttgttcttaaataaTTGTCCAAATATTTGTTGAGgtttcaaatatttttcattgcCAACAGAATTAAAATTTAGTCGTTTTTACAGTCGCATCGAGTCTTACTCTAAGTGATATGAGTCAATTTTTAAGCATGGAACTTAGATCCGGACCGGACCGTACGGTTGGACCGTAAAACCCTCGAACCGTTCACATCTACGGTCCATTTAAGGTGAAGAACCGTTCCATGCGAAAAAAGCATGGAACCGTACGGACCGCGGTCCGACCGTCCGGTTCTGTGAACCGTGAACGGTTTGGACGGTTCAAACGGGCTGCCTTGTTTTGTCTCAAAACGGCGCCGTTtcgtcccttttttttttttttttttttccccccctaATACGGCGTCGTTTTGGGCTTTCTGAAATCTGAATACTGATTGAATACCCTCAATCCCTTTACCCTTAAACAAAACCCTCATTCGTTTCTGCCTCTTCCTCACTCTCTCAATCATTCTCTCGTCTCTGCCTCCCTCCGTCGTCGACGTCGCCGTCGCGCTCAGCTCAGCCCACTCTCAATCGCGCCAACTCTCACTCCCACTCCTAATCCCAATCCCAATccaccatcaacaacaacaacggtGGCTCTCGCCTCATCCTCTGCCAGTGGACACCTCTCTCTCCCACCCTCGCTGCTgccgccgccgccaccaccGACTCCGGCTTCGGCTCTGCTGACACCCCAGAAGAAAGTTCCGCTACACCCCAGTAAGTGTGT contains these protein-coding regions:
- the LOC126716850 gene encoding pentatricopeptide repeat-containing protein At1g09190, producing the protein MSKALLEVERRVLRLLHGHKTRTLLPEIHAHFLRHGLDQLNQVLAHFVSVCGSLHKMAYANCIFCRTHNPNILLFNSMIKGYSLCGPFEQSLHLFSLLRSRGIRPDEYTFAPLLKACSGICDCKLGQCVHGEIIRIGFERFGSIRIGIVELYVTCERMEDARKVFDEMSYRDVVVWNLMIRGFCKMGDVDMGLCLFRKMSEQSVVSWNSMISCLAKSGRDREALELFCEMRDRGFEPDEATVVIVFPVCARLGAVEVGQWIHSYSGSRGLLRDAIAVGNSLIDFYCKCGNLEVARSLFNEMPRKNVVSWNAMISGLAFNGEGEVGVKLFEEMINKGMSPNDATFVGVLACCAHAGLVEKGRELFASMSEKHQIQPKLEHYGCMVDLLGRSGLVREAHGLIRNMPMKPNAALWGALLGACRTHGDVEVAELSVKELINIEPWNSGNYVLLSNIYAEEGRWDEVAMLRVLMKEKCVKKAPGQSVIE
- the LOC126716851 gene encoding uncharacterized protein LOC126716851, producing MAFSFLPKQKFFILTLFFIAIFCCFSGYADDNPGQMTAQALFCFNNKLIYSGCDETYRLNPSGNINVPPEAADLFCNGPCLFETQEVLNCINNLLSNFLFYNKATIPDVRYALNAGCSNTNQRGNFNVGQYIDGFTSNAHRSTDWISHHTFMLIIWLLFFHFI